Part of the Arsenicicoccus sp. oral taxon 190 genome, GGTCACGTGGGCGGACTGCGGGCCCGTGAGCTGCCGCTCCGCCTTCCACAGCCCCGCGTCCTTGATCTCCTGCAGCGTGGCGGCGAGCTCGTCCTTGATGGGGTACATGAGCGGAATCTCCTTGTCGTGCAGGGGTTGTCAGTCGGCGATCTCGAGGATGACCTTGCCGCACTCGCCGGAGCGGGCGGCCGCCCACGCCTGCGGCCACTCCTCGAGGGACACCCGGTGGGTGATGACCGACCGCACGGCGTCGCGCAGCTGCGCGCTGGTCTGCAGCATGAAGGTCATGTGGTACCAGGTCTCGAACATCTCCCGGCCGTAGATGCCCTTGATGGTGAGCATGTGCGTGATGATCTTGCCCCAGTCGACGGGGAAGCCCTCCTTGGGCAGCCCGAGCATGGAGATCTTGGCGCCGAAGGTGCAGTTGTCGATCATCTGGCGCATCGCCGCGGGGGCGCCCGACATCTCCAGCCCCAGGTCGAAGCCCTCGGTCATCCCCAGCTCGCGCTGCACGTCCTGCAGGTCCTCGCGGCTGACGTCGACGGTGCGGGTGGCGCCGGCGCCCGCGGCGAGCCGCAGCCGGAAGTCGCTCATGTCGGTCACGACGACGTGGCGCGCGCCGGCGTGGCGGGCGATGGCGGCGGCCATGACGCCGATGGGGCCGGCTCCCGTGATCAGCACGTCCTCGCCGACCATGGGGAACTGCAGGGCGGTGTGCGTGGCGTTGCCGAAGGGGTCGAACAGCGCGCCGAGCTCGGGGTCGATGCCGTCCGGCTGCACCCACACGTTGCTCGCGGGGACGACGACGTAGTCCGCGAAGGCGCCGTCGCGGTTGACGCCGATGCTGCTCGTGTTGAGGCACATGTGGCGGCGGCCGGCCCGGCAGTTGCGGCACATCCCGCAGACCACGTGGCCCTCCACGGAGCAGCGCTGACCGACCTGCAGGTCGCCGGAGCCGTGCGTGATGAAGACGTCGTCGGCGATGTCCACGATCTCGCCGTAGAACTCGTGCCCGATGGTCATCGGGGGGTGCACCATCGAGGCCGCCCAGTCGTCCCACTGCTCCAGGTGCAGGTCGGTGCCGCACAGGCCCGCCCGCAGCACCCTCACCTTGACCTCGCCGGGCCCCACCTGCGGCTCGGGAACCTCCCGCAGCTCGAGCCCGGGACCGGCATGGGGCTTCACGAGTGCGCGCATGAGACCACTTCCTCCACACAATTCTTCGGCGAACGTCGGGTGCGGCGACAAATCTAGCGGTAGGCCTGGCGGCCGGCTGACGCCGGGGGCCGTATGCCGCCGCCCCCGCCTCCCGGGGCGGGCCGCCTCACCGGCGGCTCACCGGTTTTGCTCACCAGCGGCGGGCTCGCCACTCGTCGAGGTTGGGCCGCTCGGCGCCGAGCGTCGTGTCGCCGCCGTGGCCGGGGTAGACCCAGTCGGCGTCGTCGTACTCCCCGAAGATGCGGTCCTCGACGTCGTCGATCAGCTGGTCGAAGGACTGGCCGGGGTTCTTGGTGTTGCCCACGCCGCCCGGGAAGAGGCTGTCGCCGGTGAAGAGGTGCGAGTCGCCCTCGGGGTCGTCGTAGGCCAGCGCGATGCCGCCGGGGGTGTGCCCCCGCAGCTCGATGACGCGCAGCGTGCTCTCGCCGAGCTCGATGGTGTCACCGTGCGCCAGCACCCGCTCGGGGCGGACCGGCAGCGCCGACCCGTCGGCCTCGGACGCCGCGGTGGTCACCCCGGTGTCCTCGACGATGTCCTTCAGGGCGCGGGTGTGGTCCCAGTGCTGGTGGGTGGTGACCAGCAGGTCCAGCCGGCCGGTGCCCTCCTGGACGAGACGGGTGATGCGACCGGCGTCGTCGGCGGCGTCGATGAGCAGCTGCCGCCCGGTGGCCTTGTCGGTCAGCAGGTAGACGTTGTTGTGCATCGACGAGACGGCGGCCTTGCGGATCACGAGGTGCGGCAGGTCCCGCACGTCGCTGGGGCCGCCGGGGGCGACGTCGCCGGAGTAGGTGCTCACGTGTTGTCCTCCTGGTGGTCGGGGGAGAGGTGGGGGAGCTGGTCTCGTGGGGGCGCGGCGACCTGGTCGGGCCGGTCACGCACGAGCCACAGGAGCAGGCCGGCCCGGGGTCCGCTGACGGTGGGTCGGCCGTCGCCGAAGGCGACGACGTCGCGCTCGTCGGTGCGCAGCGTCATGGCGGGCACGTCGGGGCTCTGGCGCAGGTCAGCGACGGCCTCCTCGAACCACCGCCGCACCGCCGCCTCCGGCGCGTCGGCGAAGGTGTAGCCGGCGTCGAGGTCCACGTGGTGCCACACCACCTCCCGCAGCCGGTGGGCGGGCAGGTCGGCGCCGGTGAGCCGGGTCATGGCGGCGGGGTCGTTGCCCGCCTGGGCGCTCTGCGCGAGGGCTGCGGGGGGCATGCCGGCGAAGGCGGCCCCGAGCTCCTCGGCAGAGGTCCGCAGCTCCTCGAGGAGGGTCTGTCGCGTCGCCCCGGCACCGCGCTCGATGTCGGCGTCCCGCTCGGCGCGCGAGGGATACATCGGGGTGGGGGTCCCCTCGACGGTCGCCACCAGGTTGCCCATGGCGCGGGCGTTGCGGGTGATGTGGCTGAGCACGTGGGCGCGGGTCCAACCGCGGCACAGGCTGGGGGCCTGCAGCGCCGCGTCGTCCAGCCGCCCGCCCGTGTCGAGGAGGCGGTCCGTCTCGCGGCGCAGCAGCTGCAGCTCGGCGAGGAAGGCAGCCGGCTGCTGCGCGGTGGCGTCCGTCATACGGACAAGACTAGACGCATCGGGACCCTGGTGCCGGTCGGCCGGGGCGGGGCAGGTGACGGCCCGACCGGTGGCCCGGCGGGCGGCAGGAGGGGGGTCTGTCGGTGCTGGCGCCTAGCATGGCGGGCGTGCCTGAATCCTCCCTCGCTCCGCGCCGCCTCCACGACCGCCTGATCGTCCGGGGCGCGCGCGAGCACAACCTGCGCAACGTCTCCGTCGACCTGCCGCGCGACGCGCTCGTCGTCTTCACCGGCCTGTCCGGGTCGGGCAAGTCGTCGCTCGCCTTCGACACGATCTTCGCAGAGGGCCAGCGGCGCTACGTCGAGAGCCTGTCGGCCTACGCGCGGCAGTTCCTCGGGCAGATGGACAAGCCGGACGTCGACTTCATCGAGGGGCTCTCGCCCGCGGTGTCGATCGACCAGAAGTCCACCAACCGCAACCCGCGCTCGACGGTGGGCACGATCACGGAGGTCTACGACTACCTGCGGCTGCTCTTCGCGCGGGCGGGGCGACCGCACTGCCCGGTGTGCGGCGAGGTGGTCGGTCGCCAGACCCCGCAGCAGATCGTCGACCAGCTGCTCACGCTGCCCGAGCGCACCCGCTTCCAGGTGCTGGCGCCCGTGGTGCAGGGGCGCAAGGGGGAGTTCGTCGACCTCTTCGCCGAGCTGCAGACCAAGGGCTTCTCCCGCGCGCGCGTCGACGGCGAGGTGCTCTCGCTCACCGAGGTCCCCAAGCTGGAGAAGCAGCGCAAGCACACCATCGAGGTCGTCGTCGACCGGCTGGTGTCCAAGGGGGGCGACGCCTCCAGCAAGCAGCGGCTCACCGACTCGGTGGAGACCGCGCTCGGGCTCACCGGCGGCATCCTCACCATCGACCTCGTCGACGTGGCGGAGGGGCAGCTCGACGACGACGGCAACCCGGTCGCCTCGGAGCGCCGCTTCTCCGAGAAGATGGCCTGCCCCAACAACCACCCCCTCTCGCTGGACGAGATCGAGCCCCGCTCCTTCTCCTTCAACGCGCCGTATGGCGCCTGCCCCGCCTGCACGGGCCTCGGCACCGAGCTGGAGGTCGACCCCGAGCTGGTCGTCCCGGACGAGGAGCTCAGCCTGCGCGACGGCGCCATCGCGCCGTGGGCCCAGGGCAGCGGCGCGCAGGACCACTTCCAGCGGGTGGTGGGGGCCCTCGCGGAGGACCTCTCCTTCAGCATGGACGTGCCGTGGCGCTCGCTGCCCGAGCGGGCCAAGCAGGCGCTGCTGCACGGGCAGGACTACAAGGTGCACGTGAAGTACCGCAACCGCTACGGCCGGGACCGGTCCTACACCACCGGCTTCGAGGGCGTCGTGCCGTTCGTGCGCCGGCGGCACGCCGAGACCGAGTCCGAGTGGTCCCGCGAGCGCTACGAGGGCTACATGCGCGAGGTGCCGTGCCCGGTCTGCCAGGGCGCCCGCCTCAAGCCGGAGGTCCTCGCCGTGCTGCTGGGCGGCAAGTCCATCGCGCAGGTGTGCGCGCTGTCCATCGACGAGGCCGCGCGCTTCCTGCGCACCGTCGACTTCAGCGAGCGGGAGCGGCAGATCGCCGAGCGGGTCATCAAGGAGATCCACGCCCGGCTCGGCTTCCTGCTCGACGTGGGCCTGGACTACCTGTCCCTGGACCGCCCGGCGGGGACGCTGTCCGGCGGGGAGGCGCAGCGCATCCGGCTGGCCACCCAGATCGGGTCCGGGCTGGTGGGGGTGCTCTACGTCCTCGACGAGCCCTCGATCGGTCTGCACCAGCGCGACAACCACCGGCTCATCGAGACCCTCACCCGGCTGCGGGACCTGGGCAACACGCTCATCGTCGTCGAGCACGACGAGGACACCATCGCCACGGCCGACTGGGTCGTCGACATCGGCCCGGGCGCGGGGGAGCGCGGCGGCAAGGTCGTCCACAGCGGCCCGGTCGCCGAGCTGCTCGCCAACGAGCACTCGGCGACGGGCCTCTACCTCTCCGGCCGCCGGGAGATCCCCATGCCCGCGGTGCGCCGACCGCAGGAGCCGGGGCGCGAGGTCACCGTCCACGGGGCCCGGGAGCACAACCTCGACGGGGTGGACGTCAGCTTCCCGCTCGGCAACCTCGTCGCGGTCACCGGGGTCTCCGGGTCCGGCAAGTCCACGCTCGTCAACGACATCCTCTACACCGTGCTCGCCAACAAGCTCAACGGCGCCCGCCAGGTCCCCGGCCGGCACCAGACCGTCACGGGCCTGGAGCACCTCGACAAGGTCGTCCACGTCGACCAGTCACCGATCGGGCGGACGCCGCGCTCCAACCCGGCCACCTACACCGGCGTGTTCGACCACATGCGCAAGCTCTTCGCGCAGACCACCGAGGCCAAGGTGCGGGGCTACCAGCCCGGCCGGTTCTCGTTCAACGTCAAGGGCGGTCGCTGCGACAACTGCAACGGCGACGGCACCATCAAGATCGAGATGAACTTCCTGCCCGACGTCTACGTCCCCTGCGAGGTGTGCCACGGGGCGCGCTACAACCGCGAGACGCTCGAGGTGCACTACAAGGGCAAGACGATCGCGGACGTCCTGGACATGCCGATCGAGGAGGCCGCCTCCTTCTTCGAGGCCGTGCCCGCGATCTCGCGCCACCTCAAGACCCTCGTCGAGGTGGGCCTCGGCTACGTCCGCCTCGGGCAGCCGGCAACCACCCTGTCCGGCGGCGAGGCGCAGCGGGTCAAGCTCGCGGCCGAGCTGCAGAAGCGGTCGACGGGCCGGACCATCTACGTGCTCGACGAGCCCACCACCGGGCTGCACTTCGAGGACATCCGCAAGCTGCTCCTCGTCCTGCAGGGCCTCGTCGACAAGGGCAACACGGTGCTGGTCATCGAGCACAACCTCGACGTGATCAAGAATGCCGACTGGATCGTCGACATGGGCCCGGAGGGCGGCTCGCGGGGCGGGACCGTCGTCGCGACCGGCACCCCGGAGGAGGTGGCCGCGGTGGCCGGGTCGTTCACCGGGCAGTTCCTGCGGCCGGTGCTGGACAAGACCACGGAGCGGTTCGACGCCAAGGTGGCCCCTCGGGTCGACGCGCCGGTGCGGGGGTCCATCAAGCGGGCAGCCGCGGCCGCCCGCAAGTCCGCGGCGGCGAGCGCGTCCAAGCCCACGACCAGCCAGGCCGTGACCACGACCGCGGGCAAGGGCACGGCGAAGACTGCGGCCAAGGGCACGGCCAAGACTGCCGCGAAGGCTGCGGCAAGGACCTCCGGCAGGACCACGGGCAAGGCCTCGGGCAAGACGGCCACGTCGCGGCGCGGCTGACCGGGCGGGCACCGGCAAGGCGGCCTCGTCGGGGAGCGGGTTGACCGGGCGGGCATCGACAAGGCGGCCTCGTCGCGGCGCGGGTTGACCGGACGGGGGTGTCGCGCGGCGCCCCCACCCGGCACACTGGGTGGGCGAGGCGGCATACGACGGTCGTGGCCCGGCCCCACGAGGTGAGCTCATGCAATCTGTGACCCCGGTCCTGTGGTTCGACGGCAACGCGGTGGACGCCGCTCGGCTGTGGACGTCGGTGATCCCCAACTCGCGGATCCTCACCGACATCCCCTACCCCGAGGGCGGTGACAAGGGCGACCCCGGGACCGTGATGGTGGTGGACTTCGAGCTCGACGGGCGCCGCTACGCGGGGCTCAACGGCGGCCCGCAGTTCCCGTTCTCCGAGTGCGTGTCGCTGCAGGTGACCTGCGACGACCAGGCCGAGGTCGACCGGATCTGGGCCGCCCTGCTCGAGGGCGGCGGCAGCGAGTCGCAGTGCGGCTGGCTCAAGGACCGCTTCGGGTTCAGCTGGCAGGTGGTGCCCAAGCGGCTGTTCGAGCTCTTCGGCGACCCGGACCCGCAGGTGGTGGCCCGCGTCAACCAGCGGATGGTCAAGCTCGACGTGGCGGCCCTCGAGGCCGCGGCGTCCGGGGCGACCGGGGCGACCGGGGAGGCCGGGGCGACGGCGTCGGATCCGACGCCCGCCTGATCGGGGAACGCTGCGTGCCCGTGGCGCACTCGGGGTTCCCCGATCGCGGTTCACGGCAGCCGGCCGGCGTCTGCGGGGAACGCTGCGTGCCCCTGACCCACTCGGGGTTCCCCGATCAGGGCCGGCGCTGGGCGGCTCGGCCCTGATCGGGGACGCGACGGGCGTGGTGAGCGGCTACTCCTCGCCGAGGTAGGCCTTGCGCACCTCGTCCGAGGACAGCAGCTCCGCGCCGGTGCCCCGCAGCACGATCTTGCCGACCTCGAGCACGTAGCCCACGTCGGAGATCGACAGGGCCGCGTTGGCGTTCTGCTCGACCAGCAGGATGGTGGTGCCCTGCTGCTTGAGCGTCTGCACGGTCGACATGATGCGCTTCATCATCAGCGGGGACAGACCCATCGACGGCTCGTCGAGCAGCAGCAGCCGGGGCCG contains:
- a CDS encoding VOC family protein — protein: MQSVTPVLWFDGNAVDAARLWTSVIPNSRILTDIPYPEGGDKGDPGTVMVVDFELDGRRYAGLNGGPQFPFSECVSLQVTCDDQAEVDRIWAALLEGGGSESQCGWLKDRFGFSWQVVPKRLFELFGDPDPQVVARVNQRMVKLDVAALEAAASGATGATGEAGATASDPTPA
- the uvrA gene encoding excinuclease ABC subunit UvrA; the protein is MAGVPESSLAPRRLHDRLIVRGAREHNLRNVSVDLPRDALVVFTGLSGSGKSSLAFDTIFAEGQRRYVESLSAYARQFLGQMDKPDVDFIEGLSPAVSIDQKSTNRNPRSTVGTITEVYDYLRLLFARAGRPHCPVCGEVVGRQTPQQIVDQLLTLPERTRFQVLAPVVQGRKGEFVDLFAELQTKGFSRARVDGEVLSLTEVPKLEKQRKHTIEVVVDRLVSKGGDASSKQRLTDSVETALGLTGGILTIDLVDVAEGQLDDDGNPVASERRFSEKMACPNNHPLSLDEIEPRSFSFNAPYGACPACTGLGTELEVDPELVVPDEELSLRDGAIAPWAQGSGAQDHFQRVVGALAEDLSFSMDVPWRSLPERAKQALLHGQDYKVHVKYRNRYGRDRSYTTGFEGVVPFVRRRHAETESEWSRERYEGYMREVPCPVCQGARLKPEVLAVLLGGKSIAQVCALSIDEAARFLRTVDFSERERQIAERVIKEIHARLGFLLDVGLDYLSLDRPAGTLSGGEAQRIRLATQIGSGLVGVLYVLDEPSIGLHQRDNHRLIETLTRLRDLGNTLIVVEHDEDTIATADWVVDIGPGAGERGGKVVHSGPVAELLANEHSATGLYLSGRREIPMPAVRRPQEPGREVTVHGAREHNLDGVDVSFPLGNLVAVTGVSGSGKSTLVNDILYTVLANKLNGARQVPGRHQTVTGLEHLDKVVHVDQSPIGRTPRSNPATYTGVFDHMRKLFAQTTEAKVRGYQPGRFSFNVKGGRCDNCNGDGTIKIEMNFLPDVYVPCEVCHGARYNRETLEVHYKGKTIADVLDMPIEEAASFFEAVPAISRHLKTLVEVGLGYVRLGQPATTLSGGEAQRVKLAAELQKRSTGRTIYVLDEPTTGLHFEDIRKLLLVLQGLVDKGNTVLVIEHNLDVIKNADWIVDMGPEGGSRGGTVVATGTPEEVAAVAGSFTGQFLRPVLDKTTERFDAKVAPRVDAPVRGSIKRAAAAARKSAAASASKPTTSQAVTTTAGKGTAKTAAKGTAKTAAKAAARTSGRTTGKASGKTATSRRG
- a CDS encoding maleylpyruvate isomerase family mycothiol-dependent enzyme, with amino-acid sequence MTDATAQQPAAFLAELQLLRRETDRLLDTGGRLDDAALQAPSLCRGWTRAHVLSHITRNARAMGNLVATVEGTPTPMYPSRAERDADIERGAGATRQTLLEELRTSAEELGAAFAGMPPAALAQSAQAGNDPAAMTRLTGADLPAHRLREVVWHHVDLDAGYTFADAPEAAVRRWFEEAVADLRQSPDVPAMTLRTDERDVVAFGDGRPTVSGPRAGLLLWLVRDRPDQVAAPPRDQLPHLSPDHQEDNT
- a CDS encoding MBL fold metallo-hydrolase, which encodes MSTYSGDVAPGGPSDVRDLPHLVIRKAAVSSMHNNVYLLTDKATGRQLLIDAADDAGRITRLVQEGTGRLDLLVTTHQHWDHTRALKDIVEDTGVTTAASEADGSALPVRPERVLAHGDTIELGESTLRVIELRGHTPGGIALAYDDPEGDSHLFTGDSLFPGGVGNTKNPGQSFDQLIDDVEDRIFGEYDDADWVYPGHGGDTTLGAERPNLDEWRARRW
- the tdh gene encoding L-threonine 3-dehydrogenase gives rise to the protein MRALVKPHAGPGLELREVPEPQVGPGEVKVRVLRAGLCGTDLHLEQWDDWAASMVHPPMTIGHEFYGEIVDIADDVFITHGSGDLQVGQRCSVEGHVVCGMCRNCRAGRRHMCLNTSSIGVNRDGAFADYVVVPASNVWVQPDGIDPELGALFDPFGNATHTALQFPMVGEDVLITGAGPIGVMAAAIARHAGARHVVVTDMSDFRLRLAAGAGATRTVDVSREDLQDVQRELGMTEGFDLGLEMSGAPAAMRQMIDNCTFGAKISMLGLPKEGFPVDWGKIITHMLTIKGIYGREMFETWYHMTFMLQTSAQLRDAVRSVITHRVSLEEWPQAWAAARSGECGKVILEIAD